The Chelonia mydas isolate rCheMyd1 chromosome 1, rCheMyd1.pri.v2, whole genome shotgun sequence nucleotide sequence tatatcttcctactgtattttccactgcatgcatccgatgaagtgggttttagcccacgaaagcttatgctcaaataaatttgttagtctctaaggtgccacaagtactcctcgttctaaTTCACTGGTGTGGCCCAGTGAACAGAACAAGGTCAGACTATGGGATTCACAGACCTGCCACCTGACTTGGGTAAATTGTTTTCCCTCACTGCACCTCACCTCCCCCTCTGTAAAACAAGCACAACAGCAGCATCCTACATCCCAGGGATATTGAAAGaattcatatttgtaaagcactttgagattacTGGACAGCCAACAGCAAGTGCCAAATCTTCTTCTTAGGTACCTACAGTGTGTGCAGGGCCAATATAAACAATGAAGAAGACACAGCCCATAAAGCTTCTCTAAATCCAGACACAGAACACACAGAGCAGACGTTTATCATACATTTGAGAGaggttttgggggtgtttttgAATCATCACTGAAAAGTTTTTGGAGAGAAGCACGTTTTAAAAGGATAGTCAACCGGATGATCAGACAATGAAAAAATAAGTATTACAAATAGTTTCAGGTGCTATGCCTGTCCCCAAGATTTCCTATCAATTTTTGTGGTGTTACAATCATGTTttctaaaattacaaaaaaaaaaatctccctttctGCTCTGTGAACAACTCAAACACTAGCAGAAACTGAATAACTAAAGCCCCTATTTTACAATGTACTCTATGCAAGCAACCCCATGTCCACACAGGGCTCTGATGATTCCAGTAGGGCTTTGCAGCAGTGCAAGGGTCAATcccacagagctcattgcagtaTCACAGTTTAACAGACGGTTCTGTACATGCAGAGTAAAGACTGAAACTCGCTCTATGCAAGGTGGCGATAAATGCACAGAGTAAACTGAAAAATTTCCCCCCAACAATCTTTTATTTATAGTCatcttagatttaaaaaaaaaatactatttttaagtTGCCGGTGATCCTTTAAAGCAGAATATAAAGAAATATCACATAGTGTAAAACAAAAGAGAAGATGTTTCAAGAATAAAAGAAAGCACATTGTTACCAAAAGGAAAGACAGTGGAGGGGCATTTTAATACCTGGGATTGAGGAACCATGTACAGAGGCTTTATCCTGGATTGTGCAGGGTGGTTATGGAAGCTTGGGAAATGTGGGGAGTTTAGGTTGGAAGCACTTGTCAATGGGAGGGTTTGGCACATGAAAGTGCTTTCAGGGGAGACGCCCTTAGGAAGGTACAGGAGAAGGTGGGTGCTATCTGAACAATCTGATTTAGGCATTTGTTACTGGACACATTTGCTGGATCTTCACCTCATCCTCCATACCCTCAATTCTTCTTTCCCCTTGTACTGCATCTCTGTCCTTTCCTTTGCAATGGAATTTCTGAATATACAAGGTTACCTTGCAGTTAAGTTGTATATAACAGAGCCCAAATTCCAATATTGTGTAATTTGGCCCCAGACTACATTGCATGTCAGATAAGGCATAATTCATAGGGAAGAAACTGTGCTAGGGATCAACACAAAGGCAGCTGACCCACAGCTCAGCTTTGAAGAGATAAACAGAAACGGCTGCACCcaccaatggggaaaaaaggtaGGTTTGCCTGCCAGCTGGCCTATGATACTAAAACTGCTTACAATACCATAGTAAATCAGGAAGTTTGATCAGTGTAGGCAGTACAAGCGCACTGTGGAACTGCTGGAATATTGCTCAGCTCTTGGAAAACGTTCGTAAGTTCCACTCTATGTTAGCTTCATTCAAGGAATTAGGGAGGGtttaaagaaggaaaagacaAAGGTTATCAAGAAAATTTCTTGGCAAAAGTATAGGAAAAAGGCCTGTGGTTCTGGCAGCATATACTTGCGTACCCAGTAACACCAATCGAATGACAAACACGCTAGTAGGATTGATCAAGCCTTTTCTTCATTACACAGAAATGTAAAAGAATGTAAATCCTAGATGATACCAGaatttaaatcaaactctgatgCTCTTATTAGTAGCACCCACTTTTAAACAGtaactagtagctgaaagcctcTGCTGGCACACAGGTGTAATTTGTCAAGTGTGTAAATAAGGtaaaatggctgagaatttaaaagtTGGATGGTAAGACACcacaaatcccagtgatgattgaacctgctGATATGCTGAACAAAAAAAgttctcaaccatgcttgtagttCTTTCCATTGCTTCACTCTTCACACACAACAgatattctaggcttcagagtgatgtCTGGGGTTATGATGTGTTCTGGTTGTGTTCACTTACGTCTGTGGGGTTTGTGTTGGGGGATTCTGCATTGAATTGTGAAGGTGGTAAATGAGGGGTGTGTGCTGCTGTGaagggctgtgtgtgtttggggttattaTATACAGTGGCTGTGTTGTGTGAGTGGCTGTGCTGATTTGTGTCTGTGTGGTTATGCTAGGAGAGTAGCATGGATTTGTGCAGGTAGTGAATGAGGGGTGCGTGCTGCAGTGTGGCAGTTGGGCACCTGGGTGTGacagttgggccaagtaatccatcATTGTACCTTATCCCTTACATAATCTATAAAATTGTTGCCTGCAAATTAGCTATAGAATAAGGGTGGTCAtcggttgagttacctctgacaTTGGAACAgcctaggactcttggcatgacATATACATGACTAATTGACTGTAGCTGTACACCACACAGGTATAATTCAttaagtcaaaatggctgagaacttaaaaactggataGTGACAAACTGTGAAACCCAGTGATGATTCATTCTGGTGGTATTCTGAACAAAGAGAGAGCTCAACATGCTTGTAGCTGCTTCTGTCACTTAACACTGACTGTACAGACATAATAAGCTTCAGAGTGACTCCCACAGTGTGACactcctggaatcttattatatagtGTCAGTATTTAAGGATTACAGACACCACTCCTGCTGGTTGCCCTAGCCATTACTATCATTACCCTGTGTCAAAAATATTACCACTGTGgttaaagaaaagaatgaaaggaTTGTTTCAGAATGTAACATTTGGAGTCACAAAAATACAACAGACAGACATTAACGAATGGGTAGGTTATAGTGATAAGGTTCACAATTCCCaatcagcctcctcctggccaccaTAATGGGACAATGTCTGTCTATAGATAAGTGCGATATAGCAGTAAAATTATGGTCTATTGGAAGGATCACACAACAGGAAGTTGTAAAAAATGCCTGAATGCTACATGTTTAACATTTCCAAAAcaggataaaaaaaatctagatgaCAAAATAGAGAAATTACTATATATGCCTTTTATATAACTTGCTCCTTcacatttagaaaaacatcccatcttgattttagaaTAGTCAGTGACGTACTGAAGTCATGTGGTAGAAGCGATGATCTATTGTGACTACTCTGCTCACCTGAAAGCATCACTTACCATGCTACCCCAATTCCCCCCAGGATTTTAGAAACAGCCTAGTGTGACCCTTGTTGTCTCAAAGGTTTTTGCCTAGGTGTCATACATGATGCCTGAGGAAAGACTTGGCCCTATGTCTGACGACAAGAGACGCCCTCATTACAACACAGGCCTAATGAACAGCCTGGAGAGCCAGGAACGGCTCCTCCTGACACCAGaagcccaaggccacagagccGCACTCCCACCCTCCCACAGAAAGAGGCCATGGGCAGATGCATCACCCAGCTATGGGGAACCCCGCTCTAGCTGCAGTCCCTGCACACCCAGTGCTGCACACCCATCCCCCGACCAGATGGGAGCTCCTGCCCTGTTCCTCAGGGAgggtccccagccccagccccaccctgaagGAATAGAGcagaaccccacagctcccacagaCAGCAAGCCGGCGGTCTGCGACAGGCATCGCATGGCGCACTGTTCTGCTCTGCACCTGCGTGTGTCTCGTGAGGGTGGAGGCGAGAAATTCTCCTTGGCTGCCCAgtaatctcaaagtgctttataaacatgtATTCTCTCAATACCCCTGGGACGTAAGATGCCGCTGTTGTGCCTGTTTTACAGaggggggaggtgaggggcagtgaggggaaacGATTTGCCCAGGGCAGGTAGCAGTTCAGTGGCAGGACTGTGAATCCCATAGTCTGACTCCCTgttctgtgctctaaccactgggccacacCAGTGAATCAGAGCATGCCTTGTTTTCTGCTGTGTACAGCGCCCACCCCCGTGCCCGAGGAGGGAATGGGTGGGAAATTTCCACCTCTggccctggctgcagggtgcAGTGAGGGGGCGAGCCTAGGGCTGGGCAGTAAGGCGGGGCAGCCTggagctgggcagcagggggcaatAAAAGGAGGAGTCTGGGGCTAGCCTGGCAGTGAGAGTGTGTCGCCTGTTGTCGCTGTTCACCCTCCAGCCAGAGGGGGCGCCGGCGGCAGCAGCGAGCGTCTGGCTCAGCGCTGGCGGGTCCCTCCTGCGCCCTTGTCTCGCGCCCTCTCCGTAGGCTGCCGTCGCGCTGGGTGCCGGCGTGAAGGCGCGTGCGCACTGTGGCCTCTCCCCTCACCACCATCCTCCCTGGTGTGAGGCGGGTCAACGACCGTCGGAGCCGCCAGGCACGAGCTGGGGTAGCGAGGCGCGCGGACAAGGGGAGCGGGCGCCGCCGCCGCCAGTCTTGCGGCGCGGGGACGGCGAGCGGCCCGTCCTGTCCGGCAGCGTTTCCCTTGTCGGCCCAGGGACCCGGCTGCGGGCTCCTGGCGGGGGGGCCTGGGATTGACACCGGCCGTTTgcctggggcggggagggttGGAGCCGGTGAATGTAGCTGTTGCAGCCGGCGCGAGCCGCGCATGCGTAATACGTCGTGTTTAGCTGCTGCATCCCTTGACCCCGGGTGTGGCACCTGGCCGGGCGGGGGCAGACTCAGCCGTGCCTCTGCCTGGCTCGGGGCCCTGTCGCCCTACAGCCACTCTGTGCTGGTGCCCCGCCCCGCGCCGCAATAGGCCGGAGTTGCGAGGGGTAGCAGCTGGAGGGGGCGTGCCTGTCACACGTTTAAAGAacaggcggacttgtggcaccttagaggctaacaaatttattcgattcgatgtgtgtaatgacccagccgctcccagtctctgttcaaaccccaGTTATTGGTATCTTGTTTGcgtattaattcaagctcagcagtttctcattggagtctgtttctaaagcttttctgttgcaaaattgccacccgtCAGGCACCCACCTTGTCACCTCCTCTGGTGGGAAGTGGAGCTGCTGATGCTCGTTTTGGAACCTGCTCTCGGCCCCCATGGGCAGAGTGTTTCGGAAAAGCAGTTTCACTTCATTTTGCTAGGTGGAATCAAGCTGTATGGGGCGTAAGGCAGCCAGCTTATTTTGTAGCACAAATAGGTGGCTACTGGCTTGCAGGCTGTTCAGGTCCTGAGCTGAATGGTCTCGTTCTCGCCCTGCTGTGTAAGCCTGTTACAAAACCACCACACAGCACTACATAACTAGAAGTAAAGTAAATATGGAGCATTATGTGGGAAACTTAGTGAGTTCCTGCAGCTCTTTTTCCTCCTTATTCCTGATATGATGTATGTCCGAAATTCAACACAAGGAGGATCTTCTCAGAGAAAGATTGAGCCTATGCTTCTGCCCAGAGCAGTCAGTTTCTCACTCACATGACAGGTGGCAGATGcctgttcagatcccttctcaTAGGGCAGAGGGGAGACTTGAACAAGGGCTCtctcacatcctgggtgagtatcctaaccactcTGCCAAAGATTATGAGGGAGATCCACCTCCCACTCTTCCCCGGGCTGTTTTGTGGCATTAGGCAGCCTCTTCACACACTTACCAGTTCAGGACCTATGGGTGAGAGAGATTCTCCTCTGCCTATCTCCCCTGGTTTGTGGATCCAGCTAGGCCTTAGGCATGAGATAGGTAGGTAGCCAGACACCTACAGGGAGGCAACAGTGTACATGGCCACAGGCAGAAACATATGTAGGGAACTTCCACCCTGAAAACTTAgtcactgagtgagtttaggtaccTGCAGAGTTAGGCGGAAGTGAGGTGTTGGTGTTGTGGATCACAGTGATGCCTAAAACTGACACTGAAGTGCCCTTTGTGAACCTGAGCTTCCCTCTCCAAGCTGAATGTGCTATTTTAGCACCTGGCCTAGGGAGTCAGAGAATAGGATATGACTAGAATCTTTGTTCTCGTGTGTGTACGGTGTAAGTATTGTCTACAGAGTTGTAAATCCCCATGAAGAAAACAGCTGTCTGCATATTAGTTCCTAATGGGATAGGCACTGTCTCTCTTTTCTCCACCCCCAGTTTTGCTACACAGCACGCTATGGATAAGAGACTGGTCCAATCAGGATATGAACTAAAGGCCTAAAATAAGTATTGTTTTATGGTATTCATCTCTACTTTCATGTATTATATTTTGCAGCTATAAGGAGTGTATTGAATGTCCAGAAGAATGGCTGCTGATACTTCTgttgaaatgttttcaaaagttCTGGAAAATCAAATGCTTCAGACTACTAAAGTAGTAGAAGAACAGCTGGATGCTGAGATTCAGAAATTGGACCAGATGGATGAAGATGAATTGGAACGCCTTAAAGAAAGGAGGCTTGAAGCACTAAAGAAATCCCAGCAGCAGAAACAAGTAATTTTCTGGCAGCGTTTTAGATTCTGAACGTCAAAGAATGCTTTATGCACTATAGCAAAGACCGCCATAGTTGATTCTGTTGGTGTTTGATAGAAAAtctgaggggtgggtgggtgttgaATAGCAGTACACTTGCTGTGTGGGCTGAAATTTGGCATAGAATACAACAGGTCTAACACACTTAAATTTTTAGGCCTTGATTTAGAACAGTTTGGTTATATCAGAATTATAAATacgtgtatttttaaaaaaaattctggattaaGAGAAGGGTAAGCAAAAAACTGATATTTGGATTTGATTGTTAATATTCAGGTGATTGAGACCTCAGCTATTATTGACTGAAAACACCAGTAATGCACACATGCCAACAGACCTTAGGGATCCCCTTCCTCCAAACTTCTAAACATCTGAAGTCTTCTCGTGGTAGTATGTAAGTCCCTCCCTCTCTGTTTTTTGAGGCATTTTACAAAAGGAATGGTGCATGTCCTCTCCCAGCTCtttagagggctggtcacctatCCTGCTTCTGCAAAGGGGCTTCTCACAATCCAGTAAGACTTTGGAATGTATATGAAGAAAACTTATTTCCTCATGACTTTTTGCATGGGCAGAAAATGATCCTACCTTGCTGTTGCAATCATCTCATTAAGCTACTGATCTTGATGTTTCCCAAAAATCCTTTACAAAATAGTTTGGGTTTCCTTAACAACTGGTGTGGAACTTGAGCTGCAAATAGGGAAGTCCTTTGGGTTTCCCTACCTAGTACAGTCAAGCCTCAAAAATTACGAAACTGGGCAGTGATATGAGGTGGAAAGAGGGCATTGCAGTTGTGAAGGGAACGgtagtggccaataccaggtttTGAGATGTAGATACAGCTGGATATCTGTCATTGTTAGACTGGAATGCTGAGGGATATGGAATCTTAATAGTTCTGACTCAAGGTAGACCTGAACATATTTTTTGATAACGtaacctctctctccctctgttgctGATTTTCCTTGAACAGTTTAGTTTGTTGTTGACTCTATGTCTTCTTCTTTGTATTgattaaataaaatcaaaataattagTCTATACTAGGCACCATGAGCATGGACAACATTCAGGATATTCATGACATCTTTTTAATTCAGTTCACTCCTTCCTAGGGTAACATGCTTTTTTTGCACTGGCATCTTGTTAAAATTGCtttgttttaactttaaaaaataagcaacTTGAGATTTAGCTTTGGAAAAGCAAGTACTGCTTGTAAACATCTAGCTTACTCCATCCTTCTCCATTCAGTGCAAAGTAATTTTTACAATAAAGGGCTACACTTTCAAAATTGCAGGCACACATCTGCACACCTAATCATGCAATTACTGCAACTGCACATCCAATTATAACTTTTCCCTTATGAGATTGTAACTCTGTATTCAGTAAGTGTAAACAAGCATGCATTTTTGTGTGTATAATTGCGTGCATGTTGTTCTGGAAAACTGGCTTATGTTGGGGTATTTGGACTGAACCTAGATGTTGAAGAACTTTTTGTTTGTATACAATTGGCATTTTAAAGATTATCTAAATTCTTAATGTATCTGTTGTAAAGCCACCTCTGGTGACCTTTATAATGTTGAGATGCTAATGCATATTTCAGAAGTTTTACAAATGTATTGATCTGCATTTTCTATATAGGGACAACTGAAAGTAAATCAGTTTTAAAGTGTGCTGTGTCATGCTTTCAgtgatattttttgtttaatgattATAGGTGCCAtgctttgattgtttttttttttttcagtatacaATTACTTTAGGAAGAGGGCAGTCAGTATTGCAATTTTGAGGCTCCCAAAATTGTTGAAAGAACTTCGGGGTTTATATCCTCTCTTGAATACTGGTGCTTTAATCTATTTGTAGGAGGTTATACTATGGAAGTGTATCGTATTCTGTACAAGGACTGCAGCTCTCACCAAAGCAGTGACAACTTCTCCTCTTCTACCCCACAAAAAAATATTTGGGCAGGTTAACCCAGCAGCCATGTCCAGACCAGTGGTTTTTCATCCATTGtgcagggggagaagagggaaaggtAGTTTCTTTTCCTGTCTAGCTGCTATAGTTTGACTTCCAACTGTTTCCCAGTAAAACCCTCCTGGCccttcccctctttttttaaGGATTCTCATCTTTTATTTAAGCTTTCAGATGGCagtcttttttatttaataaaaacatttttataacatGTCATGTTAGGGATTTCTCTAAAACTAATATTGTTCTCAGAATAGATTAAATACAATTAAGAAACACTGTACTAACTTTTTATTTTCTGATCATAGGAATGGCTCTCAAAAGGACATGGAGAATATAGAGAAATCCCAAGTGAGAGAGACTTTTTCCGAGAAGTCAAAGAGAGTAAAAATGTGGTTTGCCATTTCTATAAAGATACAACCTTCAGGTACAGTAAATACCTTATTTTAAAGAGACTCTTGTGATGCTAAGAATGTGTAAAAGTAAATAAACTATTCCAAAAGCAGCAAGTGGAACTGAATGTAAAGGTTTTAAAATCAACAGGTCTGTCAAATCTCACTGAGCTGGGGGCCTGCAATCAGTCATGTTTCTACTAAGACTAAATAAGCATCCTAAACTCTTAACATAGGACTTGTTTTAGAACACCATCTGATTATGTTGACCAGCTTGGTAAACTGATACCTGAAAATATTCTCTACAGTCTGTGGACAGGATTTCTAGGAGAGCATTTTGCTTCACATCATCGTAGTTGCTTAGCTTTGAGGCAGGCAGTTCATTAATATTGAGCTGAGCAGCTATGCTAGGAAACGGACTAGAGTAAGGGAACGTTTctattttatttctataaaattcattttgaaataatGGGTTTATTCCTAGAAAAGGGTCATTGGAAAACTTGGTAGCAGAGGAAAAAATTTGGTGTTGATTGTTAATCACTGAACAAATCTCACTAAATTGCTTCTTAAAAACGTGGGCCTGATCTTGTTCCTGCTGAAgttcaatagcaaaattcccaaaTACTTCAGTGTGAGCAAGAACACACCCTAATGAAAGATGAGAGTGTTCTCTATGAACTGCTAGCAGCCAGAGGCTTCAAGGAAGGAATGTGTTATCCAAAGTTCCACAACCACAATGTCAAAGTAACTTATTTTGATAACCTTGAAATCCAGATAATGTAAGTTGAAGttcttgaatattttatttttccctaaaTGTAAAACCAAAAGTAACAAGTTATGTCTGTAATGTTGATTCTTCAACTATGACCTTAATAATCAAGAATTCAGCACTGAAGTAGACTTAAATGATTTATGGCCTTTGTGATACCTAACTCATaagtatttgaattttttttcacagatgCATGATATTAGACAAGCATTTGGCAGCACTTTCAAAAAAACACATTGAAACAAAATTCCTAAAATTAAATGCTGAAAAATCTCCATTCCTGTGTGAGAGATTAGGCATCAAAGTAATTCCCACTCTAGCACTAGTAAAAGATGGAAAAACGCAAGATTTTATTGTTGGCTTTACTGATCTTGGTAATACGGATGACTTCACCACAGAAACCTTAGAATGGAGATTAGGCTGTTCAGACATAATTAATTACAGGTAATTAATATATTTGGTTTTTAAAGTTAATGTGTGAGGGTTATATTTACAGATTCATTCTTTGCATAAAGGTTCTATTGATCTTGTTGACGTTTAATGTGCCCAAGACCAAAGTGAGCTAATAATCCAGCTGTTACAGCAATAAACTTTTGGCAAGGAAAACCAAGGGAAGTGCCTCTTGAGAAAGTAttgggaaaactttttttttttttttcctcaagagTAGTGAAAACAAAGCTCTGCTCTTTGGGC carries:
- the TXNDC9 gene encoding thioredoxin domain-containing protein 9, whose translation is MSRRMAADTSVEMFSKVLENQMLQTTKVVEEQLDAEIQKLDQMDEDELERLKERRLEALKKSQQQKQEWLSKGHGEYREIPSERDFFREVKESKNVVCHFYKDTTFRCMILDKHLAALSKKHIETKFLKLNAEKSPFLCERLGIKVIPTLALVKDGKTQDFIVGFTDLGNTDDFTTETLEWRLGCSDIINYSGNLMDPPFQSQKKFGTSVTKLDKKTIRGKKYDSDSDDD